CCAGGAATTAAGGAACGCATACTTATATCTCTCGATGTCTTCATATTTTGATGACTTAGGTTTGAAGGGCTTCGCGCACTATTTTAGGGTTCAAGCTAGAGAAGAGTTAGGCCATGCCATGAAGATCTACGAGTTTATCTATGATGCTGGTGGTAAGGTAGTCTTATCAGAAATTCCTCAACCAAAGACTTCATGGGGGGCTGTAAGTGAAGCTATTGAGGACTTTTATGTTGCCGAGGTAGAGAACACCAAGAGATTTTATGAGTTAATAGATGTAGCAAGAGAGGAAGGTAATAAAGCTGTGGAGACTTTCCTTAAATGGTTTATAGATGAGCAAGTAGAGGAAGTAAGTAGTGCTAACGATCTCTTAACGAAGATTAAGATGATAGGAGATCATAAGCCCACGCTTTTAATGCTCGACGCTAAACTAGCTGAAAGAAAATAAAATTTTATAACTGAAAGCCTCGTCTTTCAGGACAGGGATGTAGCTCTGAACCTCCCCGCAATCCTCAGGACGGGGGAGGAGGTCAATTGTCACTACATTTGGTTTTCTTTATCTATTAATGGAGAGTTAATATTATGTAGTAGTATGAGATAGCTACAGAGAAGGTAAGTATTATTGCTGGAATTAAATATTTATAGACTTTGAATAGGCTTTCTCTAAAGTATTGTACCGTGAAAACTAGACACAAGTGTACTGGCGATGCAACGTAAAATAAGAAAGCCGAGAGATATATGAGAGACGCGTCGCCGAGACTAAACGTTTTAAGACCTGCTAGTAACGGTACTGACGAAGTCACGCCAACTATTGGGGAGCCTGATATTAAGCTCATGAAGCCCGGTAGCAACACTTCTGTCATCACTACAGGAAACTTAATGCTACTTACTGCAGAACCTATAGAACTTGAGATTCCAGTAGTTATCATAGCGTAGTATATCAGCATAGCTCCCAAACTTGATAAAACCATGTTCATAACTCTATCGCTCTTTAAAGCAATAAAGAACTTACTCGAACTCACGTGTTCCTCACTTCTAGAAAACGATAAATAAGTGATTAGGGCAACTCCGAAGAAGCCGCCGATGGAAACGCTATAGTCACTGTAGTAATTTAGTGTGTCTAATATTTGACGTGCTATCAAGGCTACTATTATAGAGCCAAGTATGGGAGATAAGAAAGTCAGTAATCCTCCTAAGCTAGATTTTCTAGGGATAAGACCTTCTAGTGCAGAAGCTTGCTTACTGTTTTTGCGAGTTACGTAGAGTCCCGTCAGCACCATCAAAACCATTATAGGTACCTGATACATTGCTAGCTCTATGACAGAGTGGCCTGTTAAGGCTGCTGCTGTCATTAGGACTTGACTCATTGGGTATACCAAGAATATCGTGTGTCTGAACCATACGTTAAGAAAGGACATTAAGGTAGTGCTTAATCCTATAACAGCTCCTACGCTTGCTATCACAGGCGCTGACATTAATGCTCCTCCGGCAATAGGTAGCAGACCCATAACAGCCGGCACTATAGCTATTATCAGAACAGGTCTCCTAATATATCCTAGAAGCTCGTCACTCAGCTTATTAATCATGCGGGTCGAGCTATAGAGCTCAACTAATAAAGAGATAGAAAATGAGGCTAGAACTAGAGATAAGGTCCTGTCACTAGTTAAGGTTTGTAAGAATACGTCAGGTAGTAATAAGGGGTTCATTAAGATGACTATAAGTATGCCCTCTATCACTAGCGCGACGCCCACACTAATTCTGAGTCTCACCAGCGTGAGGAGAGTGACTAACGACACTGTAACGACCACGAATTCCCACATCATTTTGTCCAGACCGACTCAATATAACCAAGACATACTAATTAAGTCTTAAGACTTAGTATTAATGTTGGTCGAGCATGAAAGCACTGATAATAGGCTCAACAACTATTGACATGCTCGATGATACTTCCAGGATTGGCGGTTCCACGTATTACGGAGGATTAACACTATCTAAGTATTTAGGGGATGAGACACATGTTTTGACAACGGTAGACGATAACGTGTCGAGCTATTTCCACGAGACTTTCTCTAATTTAAGGATTTCTCTGCATGTTGTTAAGTGTGGTAAAGTCCCTCACTTCATAATAAGACACGGCAAAGCAGTTGATGTTCTCGTTAGTGAGTGCAGGATACCAGCTCTAGTAGCAAGAGAGCTAATAAACATTATTAAACCAGACATCATATTTTTAGCACCTGTTTACAGAGAAATAGATGTTGAAGAGTATGTCAGCCTGCTAAGATCATTGAGGGAACTTACAGCGTTTAAAGCTCTCGATATTCAAGGTCTCGTCAGAGTTTCTACTAGTAAGGGTATTGAGTGTCGTTGGCGTGAGGATTTACTGGACCTGATGAGTTTAGTAAACTTCACTCACGGAAATCTTAGAGAGTTTTGTTTTTCAGGTAACACTAATCAAATAATTGAGGTCTTGGTAAAATCAGAGAAGTTGAGGAATACGGCCGTAGCTATAACCACGGACTCTTTAGGTGTGTACTTGCTCTCTAATGGTAAGTGTTTTAAAGCAACTCCACTTAAAGTAGTTAGTGTAGACGAAGTGGGAGCCGGAGACGTATTTACCGCATCTGTAGCGCACTACGCAGCTGGAGGGAAAGACCTCTTCTATGCTGTGAGAGCTGGAGTCGTGAGTGCGTCGCTCAAGGTATGGAGAGCTTCTGATGTGTGGTTCACTGAGGAAGACCTCGAACGTTACTTGCCTCAAGTAGTCTTTGAGGAGCCGTGTTTCTGAGTTAATCTTCAGTTGCTTCAGAAAATATTTATCTAGTTCTTTGAAAGTATTTTATGGTGATTCTTTGTGAAGGGTTGGTGGGGTAAGATATTAAGAGTTAACTTAAGTAGTGGTACTATTAAGGTTCATGAATACCCTCAGGAGGATGCACTCAACTTTATAGGGGGTAGAGGATTAGCTGCCAAGATATTGTGGGATGAGGTTAGGGGAGTCGATCCTTTAAGTCCTGATAATAAGTTGATATTCGCGTGCGGACCCTTTAACGGGCTCCCAACACCTAGTGGAGGCAAGATGGTCGTAGCATCTAAGAGTCCTTTGACAGGCGGCTACGGCGACGGCAACTTAGGCACCATGGCTAGCGTTCATTTAAGGAAGGCAGGATATGACGCCCTAGTTGTTGAGGGTGCTGCTAAGAAGCCCGTCTATATCTACATAGAAAACGATAACGTGAGTATACTGAGTGCTGAGGGTCTGTGGGGTAAGACTACATTCGACGCTGAAAAAATACTTAAGGAGACTCACGGTAGAGACGTAGGAATTCTGAGTATAGGTCCTGGTGGAGAGAATCTAGTTAGATATGCGGTCGTGATATCTCAGGAGGGTAGGTCTGGCGGCAGACCAGGCATGGGTGCTGTGATGGGTAGTAAAAAACTTAAGGCAGTCGTCGTGAGAGGAACTAAGGAGATACCTGTCGCCGACAAGGAAGTTTTAACTAAGCTCTCGCAAGAAGCTTACAGAGCCATACTAGACTCGCCTGCCTACACATTCTGGCGCAGGCAGGGAACCATGGCTGCTGTTGAGTGGTGTAACGAGAACTCAGCGCTACCCGTCAGGAACTTTAGTGATGGGATATTCGAGTTCTCCAGAAGCATTGATGGGTACACGATGGAAGGTATGAAGGTCGGTCAGAGAGGGTGTCCCTACTGCAACATGATATGCGGTAACGTAGTCTTAGATGCTGAAGCTAGGGAGAGCGAGCTTGATTACGAGAACGTGGCGTTGTTAGGCTCTAACCTAGGCATAGGCAAACTGAATGAGGTGGCCGTGCTTAATAGACTAGCTGATGAGTTAGGGCTAGACACTATATCTCTAGGTGGGGTCATAGGTTTCGTTATGGAAGCAAAGGAAAAGAAGTTAATAAAAGATGACGAAGCCCCAGAATTCGGTGATTTCAAGAAAGCGAGAGAATTCGTGATTAACATAGCATACAAGAAGACTGAGCTAGGTAGGCTCGCAGCCGAGGGTGTCATGAGATTAAGTGAGTCTTTAGGTGGTAAGGAGTTCGCCATGCACGTCAAAGGTCTTGAAGTCAGCGGCTACAACTGCTTCGCATACCCTGCTATGGCATTAGCTTACGGGACCTCCTCTATAGGCGCTCATCATAAGGAAGCCTGGGTTATTGCCTGGGAGATAGGCACAGCACCAATAGAAGGTGAGAAGAGAAAGAGCGTGGAGTATAGAGTGACTTACGGCCCCGAGAAAGCAGCTAAGGTAGTAGAGCTACAGAGGTTGAGGGGAGGCATGTACGAGGTACTCACTGCTTGTAGGTTGCCCTGGGTTGAGGTAGGACTGAGCATAGAGTATTATCCGAAGCTCCTAGAAGCAATAACGGGAGTGAAATACACTTGGGAAGACCTCTACAGAGTAGCTGACAGGATCTACACCTTAATAAGAGCGTACTGGGTTAGGGAATTTAATGGGAGATGGGATAGAACTATGGATTACCCGCCTATCAGGTGGTTTAGTGAGGGACTTAAGAAGGGGCCTCTAAGAGGACAACATCTGGATAAAGACAAGTACGACGCATTACTTAGTGAGTATTATAAGTTAAGAGGCTGGGACGAGAGAGGAATACCTAAAAAAGAAACATTAAAGAAGTTAAGTCTTGAGTATGTAGTGCCCGAGCTAGAAAAACACGTCACACTAGAGTAACACTGGTATACCTGCCTAGTGCAACTGTTTTGGTTTTTATAAAGGTTTGTAAGGGGTTGATGTAGGTTATTTTATTGTGGGTTGAGCTCGCTCACGATGTGGGTGTGTGGTGAAGACTCGAGTGGGTGGGGTGTCTAAAGCCAGTATGTGGGGGTTTCCCCACAGCTATGAGCCAAATGAGGGTGAGCCGTGGGTGAGGTTACCCTGAAGGAGTGGAGACCGATGATAAGGCTTCCAATGAAAGGAGGCCTGAGGTCAATGAAGCCAAGGGTCGACAACAAACATGAAACCCAAACCCTGATTTTTATCCTTAATTAAGTTTCGGACCTCAAGTATTTTGGGAATGATAGAGTGGTTAGGTTGAGACTTCATGGAGTTTTTGCTCATTTGGCCGGCCAAGATGAGGTCTACGTAGAAGTGAATGAACCTACACCCGTAAGTGAATTACTGAAGAACATAATACCAAGATACGAAGAATTCGAGACAAAGATAATACTAATTAATGGGAAGCCGTCAGGAGAAGAAACTCTGGTGAGTGGCGACGACGAGGTTAAAGTGCTTCCAGTTCTTAGTGGTGGTTAGCTAGAGAAGTTATGAGCCTAGGTTCTTGACCTTCTTCACAAGCTCCTCAAACGAGGAGATGGCTTTTTCTTCGTTATAGTCGTTCATGCTTACGCAAAAAGTATTGAACCCTTCTTTTTCGTATGTTTTCTGTGTACCGCATTTAGTTATTCTGCACCGAGAGATTCTAGGGCAGAAAATAATAACTATTTTTCGTTCTTTCAAAACTAAGACCCTAGACTTCCTATTACGCTTAATCAAGTCTTCTCATCATCTTCTAAGCTGTCATTATTTATTTGAGGAAGTCTTCCCTTGGCGGAGAGAAAACCTCTATTATTATGGTTTTCCCCGGACCTGGGTTATAGACCTCGTGAGGCTCGTTAGATTCAAAGACGTATGACTCTCCCTCAGACACTATGAGTTCCTTACTCGGTGTTTTAAATACCATCCTGCCTTTTATTATGTATCCTGCTTGCTCATGAATGTGTGAATGCATAGGGAATCTAGCACCTTCATCTATCTCGAAGTAAACTAACATTACTTTGTCTCCGTAAGCTAGAACCCATCTTTTCACTCCCTTTACTGGTTCTTGAGGTTCTACCTGAAGTCTTGAGACATGCTTCAAGGTTCTCACATAATAGACGTCCGTTCTACGTATTTAAGCTTAATACGAAGTGTTTCTTGTCTGAGTAGCCCTACTCATTATATGGAGAGTAGCGCTATGCTTCTAAGAGTGTCTGCCACGTCCTCACACTTATCAGCAGAATTCTCTATAGAGTCCATTACTTCCTTTAACATCAGACATTGTGATATCTTTGATTCTTCGCAGTAGTTTAGGATCTCCTTAAATACTTCATGCCTTATATCATCCGTTTCTTCTTCGAGCCTCTCTATCTCGTTAGATATGCTGAGGACTTCTTTAGGGTTAACTAGGAGTTTTTCTGCCGCGTTCTTCATAAGTAGTGTTGATTTATGAACATTCTCGGCCATCTCACGCAGTCTATTGAGTATGTTTTCAGGTAGGTTTGTTGGTTCTATTAGTGATAGTCTCCTGCTCCAGCCCTTCGCGTAAGCTGCTACGTCATCAGATGTTAAAACAAGTCTAACGAGTTCTTCTCTGTCAATAGGGTGGAATATTTCCTTAGATAATTCTGAAAGTATTTTTCTTTTTACTTCATCAGCTTCTTTCTCATATTTGAAGACCTTATGCCACTCATCTTTTATGCCTTCAAGATCTTTTGTTAGGAAAAGTTCTATCATTTTCTTGGCGTGGTCAACTACCTCGATGATCTTGTCTACGTGCTCGATATAGAATCTAATAACGTCCCATTGTCTCCTTCTCGAGATCCAGGACCAGAGGGTCATGCTCTCACCCCTACAATATAAGTTAGCACGTAATAAATAGCGATACTAAGTCCTGAAGTTATGGGTAATGTGAGAAGCCATGAAGTCACTATGAATATCACGGTCTTTAAGTTGACACCCCGCCACCCACTCTTAGCCACACCAACACCTATTATAGAGCCTGCAGCTACGTAGGTAGTCGATATTGGCAGACCATAACCGAAAAGTATGTAGGGTATGGTAGTGAAGACCCAGACAGTAAGAGCGTTAGCGAATCCCGCGGCTAGAGCCATATTAAGGTCTAGCCTAGTTACTTTATACGCCAGCGTAGTAACGACTTTATAACCGATTGTGAGACCTCCTAAGGCTATGAAGACTGAGGCTAGGAGAGCCAGAAACCTCATGCTCTCCTCATCAGGTATCCCAAAACTGCTTGAAGTGACCGTTATGTAGACACCTGTAGCGTTAGCTACGTCATTAGCTCCAAAAGAATAAGCCGCGAAAGCCGCGAAGCCGAGTAATAATAACTTGTAGGTTCTACTATTGTTACTTGTTCCTAAACTTTTTGTAGCTCTATACATCGGTATCGCTAAAACCATAGACGCTATAGGTGAGATCATCCAACTAATTATTATGTCTCTAATTCTTTGGTAATTAATCATTGTTTCTTGAAAACCAAAAAGCATGTAGCTTAGTCCTACACCTACTACAGCACCTGTAATACTGTGTGTAGTCGATATTGGGGCACCAATTAACGTAGCTATAGTTATCCACAGAAAAGCTGATGCTGAAGCAGAGATTGCTCCTATGATCTCGATGTTTGACACTATCCCTTTACCAAGAGTCTTCATAACCATATAACCCTGCAGTAAAGCACCTAGCAACTGGAAAATCAGGAAAAGAATGAATGCTTGTCTAAACTTAAGTGTGCCGGAGCCGACGAGGACGCTAGTAGAGTTAGCCATATCGTTAGCTCCTATAGACCAGGCCAGGCATGCGGCAGTAGTAAGGCCTATAAAGAGCAGCAAATCATTCAAGCTAGCCCTACAAAAATTACGAGAGAGGCAAAATAAGTTGTTAAGTTAATTATTAAAGCTAATATAGCAAGTCGAGTAATCGTATTAGGGGACCGCAAAATGCTGAGACTTCACATGAATGAATCACCATACCCTCCTTCAAAGACTTCACTTGAGTACATCAATAAATACAGTAATCTCCTGAACTTATATCACGTTGAGCAATTATATGAAGAGCTACTCAACGAGTTAAGCAGTTATGCAGGCATTGACGAGAAGTTTATTGAGGTGTTCGCTGGTTCATCACCGATACTAGCCATCATGCTGACTTACGCCAAGATTACTGACTCAGGACTCATATTAACTCATCCAACATTTCACGTCATGTACAACCTAGTAGATAATTATAGTATCCGACACGCTTACGTAGAGTTAAGCAAGGAAGACTTTACTTTAGACATAAGTAGGCTTATAGAAGTATCTGAGGGGCACGTAGTCTACTTAATAAACCCTAACAACCCTACAAGCAATATTCTCCTAGAAGACCCTGAAGTACTGAAGAAGGTTGCTAAGAGAGCTAAGACGGTCTTCATAGATGAAGCTTACTACGAGTTTTCTGGGCTGACATTCAAAGACTTAGTCATGGAATATGATAATGTGGTGATCATAAGAACAGTCTCTAAAGCGTTTAGCTTAGCTGGAGCTAGGTTCGGGTACATAATCACTAGTGAGAAGATGAAGAAGGTTTTAAATAGCCTCAGAGTAGGATATGAGGTACCCATAACTACTCAAGCCGCAGCGTTAGGGGCGCTTAGAGACCCTTATTACATGAAAGAAGTAGTTAGTAAGATTATTGAGACTAGAGAGGGGGTCAAGAAAGCACTTATTGATGCAGGCATAAAGGTCGTAGAGAGCAGAACTAACTTTCTTTTCATTGATTTAGGCAAGCCTTGCAGAAAATATTGGGAGCTTCTTAAGAAGGATGGAATTCTGACCTTGTGTCTAGAAAACATAGAAAGACTTAAAGAATTTGGGAGTTGCTTCAGAGTCACTGTAGGCAGACCTGAAGAAATGAACTTATTCATTAAGAAATTGCTGGAGATCCTCAGTAGTTAAAATAATGCTTGTAAGCTCTCCGGATTATTGGGTTGGTTTCAGAACGTAATTTACTGAGACTAAAAGTATAGATAATGTCGTTGCTATTGTTACTACGTACCCTAAGAAATCCGTGTCTAAGCCGGGATTCGCCAGCAGAGGCAGCAACATTAGCCCACCTAAAGCGTTAAAGAATATGGTTACGCCAAAACCCGCAGTCATGACTTCTTTAGGTATTTGTTTCGCTATGTATGTGTTAATAGCTGTGTCTAGGAATGGGTAGAGAGGTATTTGCCAGATGAGTAGAGTTAGTAAGCCTTCAGACTTAACGAGCGCCCAGTAAACAAGCATGTATGCCAGTGTTGTCATAGAGAAGAGCGTTAACGGGTTGTACTTATCTGTTAGCCTTCCTGCGGCTATTCTTGCAGGAATAGAAAGGAGAGCTGTGAAACCCCCGTAAACAATTCCGAATAGTAGGTACTCTAACCACTCAGAGGAAGTATCTAAGATATTCTCAAGTTCTAGACTTAGCTTAGAAGGCGCTACAACATAAAGCAACTCTCTAGAGAACACTGTAAGTGAGAGAGCCAACAAAACTATTAAGAACCTCCTAAGACCCCAGTCTGAAGTACTTGACTCGCTTACTTTGAGCTCGGCCTGAGTAGTCTCCTTAGGGAAGAACACGATGAATATCAAGTATGTTAAGAAATAAGTGACTGCTATGATTATGAAGAGTCCTTCAGGACCTACGATACTGTAAAAGAGCCCCATAATAGAGGACCCCAAACTATACCCTACTCCAGTCCCTACAGTAAAGTAGCTGTACGCTCTGCCGGGACTAATACTAGAACTGCTAAAAACTGTCGTAAGTATTGAAGGCCATGAGAGAGCCCAAGAAAGAGCAGAGAAACTCAAGATTATAGAAAGAGTTAATGGTTCCTGACTACTTAAAGCTAGCAAGAAAGGAATAGTACCGCTAATACCTAGCAAAACCAAGTTTTTATCTCCTACATGCTTAACCAGCTTACCTGCCACCACAGCAAATAACGTAAACCCCCACTCAAGACCTGTGATAAGCATTATCGCTTGAAGACCACCACCTAATTCAACACCTATGTAACGCCTAGTGAAAGAGAAGTAAAGCCCCCAAGTAAGACTACTTAAGATAGCTCCTAAAGAATACATCATCCTCCAGGTACTCAAACCTTTACCCGCAGTACTCGAAGTTAAAGTCAGTGCTTAACACACCTCATTACATAGTAAGAATAAAAAATTTAATTAAAATTTAATAATTGTTGTGTGTTCCTTTCATGAAATTTAGATTAGTCTAACATTTATTAAGTTTTTAAAGAATTTCTCAGGGTGTGTGAGTTGAGGAAATTTGGAGATAAGATATGCGACTATGTAGTAGCTGTTGTCGGACAGCCCTCTGTCGGCAAGTCAACGTTTTTTACGCAAGTTACTGGCGAGCTAGTTCGCGTGGCTAATTGGCCTGGCACTACAGTAGAGCAAAAAGTCGGGATAGTTGCTTTTGAGGGTAAGGTTTTGTGCTTAGTTGATTTGCCAGGTATTTACGGCTTATCTCCTACGTCGCTCGAGGAAAAAATAACTAAGAATTTCTTAATTTCTAGTGATTGGGATGTTATTTTAGTTTTAACAGATTCATTGATTCCTGAGAGATCTATTTATCTACCAATACAGATTGGTGAAATGACTAACAAGTTAGTGATAGCTTTGACTAAGTGGGACGCGACACATAAGGCAGGTCTACACATAGATACAGAGAAGCTTAGTTCTAGATTAGGCTTCCCAGTAATCCCTATTTCGTCGATTACTGGTGAAGGAATTAGAGAGGTTCTAAGTACTCTAGTTGGTGTAGCTGAAGGCAGAGTTAAGAGCAGTCCACTCAAAATTGATTACGGCTTACTCGATAGCTATGTGAATGAGTTAATGGGACTCATCGATGACCGCGTGATAGGCAAATTACCTAAGAGGTTTGTAGCTCTCAGACTTTTAGAAGGAGATCAAGATGTAGTTAATATAATTAGGGATAGACCAGACATTATAGAAAAAAGTGAAAAGTTGCGAGAGGAATTCAGGAAAGCTACTGAGAGAACACCTGAAGAACTAGCTATCCTAGAGAGATATGAGTACGCGTCAAAGATAGTTAGAGAAACTGTAGTTAGAGTAAAAGTGAGACCGCGTATTACAGCCTTAATCGATAAAATTTACTTACATTCGTTGTTGGGTCCTCTGACCTCGGTCTTAACTATATTCGCTACGTTTGCTGCGGCCTTTACGTTGAATACAGGCTTTCCTCTCACGTATTTCCTCAGATACTTAGGTTTTGAGGCTGTAGCCAGCATATTAGAGACTTACAGCCTATCAGGATTGCTCGAAAGTACCTTTGTTCTTATAGGTGAAGCCGCTCGGGCAATGTTAGCAGACCTAAGCAAAGAACTAGCCTCTTTAGTAGCTGACGGCATATTAGGGGGTCTTGGTGCTGTATTGAGTTTCCTGCCTTTAATATTACTTGTCTCGATGTTTCTCTCAATACTTGAGGATAGTGGTTTGGGTCCTAGAATGGTTGCTTCCCTACACAATTTCTTCAAGTTTTTTGGATTGTCTGGAAGAGCCCTATACCCGCTAGTCATAGGGTTTGGCTGTAACGTTCCGGCAGTCTATCAGTCTAGGATCTCCGTAGACGAAGCTGAAAGACGTGAAGTAATAGCCTCAGCACCATTCATAATATGTCAAGCAAGACTAATTGTTCTGCTTTACTTTACTAGGGTGTTATTCCCTGGTGATGTATTTATTCAAGCATTCGCGATGGCAGTACTCTATATTCTGTCAATAATTCTATATCTGCTTACAGCTAAGTTAGTAAGGTTTTTAAGTAACGTTAAAGAGTCTCCAGAACTAATTATGGAGTTGCCTATGATACATAGGCCGAGCCTTAAAGTTATTTGGTGGAGTTCTTGGAGCAACGCTAAACATTTTCTCTATAAAGCAGGCCTAATAATTTTCACTCTCTCAATGCTTAGCTGGGTGCTACTATCTTATGGACCTACAGGATATGTTAGCTCGCCGGAAAGTTCTTATGGCGCTATAGCAGGTTCTTATTTAGGTCGGGTTCTCGAGATATTGTACGGTGTAAAGAACGAGAATTCCTGGATGGTAGGTTACGCATTAGTTTATGGGTTCATAGCTAAAGAAGGCTTAATAGCTTCTGTTTCTCAGCTAACCGGATTAGCTGAGGAGGAAGCGTTAAAGTCTTTAGGTCTTGACATTGCTCAGGGGGTCTCATTATTGGTGTTCATGATGTTTTACGTTCCTTGCTTAGCTACAGTAGCTACTATATATAGAGAAAGTAAAAGTTTAAGATTCACTCTAGGCGTGACAGCATATTTAGTTTTAATCGCCTTAATTGTCTCGTTGATGACCTACCGGATACTACTTATTGTGTGAA
This genomic window from Zestosphaera sp. contains:
- the feoB gene encoding ferrous iron transport protein B, whose protein sequence is MCELRKFGDKICDYVVAVVGQPSVGKSTFFTQVTGELVRVANWPGTTVEQKVGIVAFEGKVLCLVDLPGIYGLSPTSLEEKITKNFLISSDWDVILVLTDSLIPERSIYLPIQIGEMTNKLVIALTKWDATHKAGLHIDTEKLSSRLGFPVIPISSITGEGIREVLSTLVGVAEGRVKSSPLKIDYGLLDSYVNELMGLIDDRVIGKLPKRFVALRLLEGDQDVVNIIRDRPDIIEKSEKLREEFRKATERTPEELAILERYEYASKIVRETVVRVKVRPRITALIDKIYLHSLLGPLTSVLTIFATFAAAFTLNTGFPLTYFLRYLGFEAVASILETYSLSGLLESTFVLIGEAARAMLADLSKELASLVADGILGGLGAVLSFLPLILLVSMFLSILEDSGLGPRMVASLHNFFKFFGLSGRALYPLVIGFGCNVPAVYQSRISVDEAERREVIASAPFIICQARLIVLLYFTRVLFPGDVFIQAFAMAVLYILSIILYLLTAKLVRFLSNVKESPELIMELPMIHRPSLKVIWWSSWSNAKHFLYKAGLIIFTLSMLSWVLLSYGPTGYVSSPESSYGAIAGSYLGRVLEILYGVKNENSWMVGYALVYGFIAKEGLIASVSQLTGLAEEEALKSLGLDIAQGVSLLVFMMFYVPCLATVATIYRESKSLRFTLGVTAYLVLIALIVSLMTYRILLIV